In one window of Limnohabitans sp. MORI2 DNA:
- a CDS encoding MFS transporter: protein MATLDVNRPMSAEEKKVIFASSLGTVFEWYDFYLYGSLAAIIAKQFFSGLDEGSAFIFALLAFAAGFIVRPFGAIFFGRLGDMIGRKYTFLVTILIMGLSTFIVGILPNYASIGVAAPVILICLRLLQGLALGGEYGGAATYVAEHAPHDKRGAYTSWIQTTATLGLFLSLMVILGTRTVIGEEAFADWGWRVPFIVSIALLAVSVYIRLSMNESPAFQKMKSEGKTSKAPLTESFGQWKNLKVVILALIGLTAGQAVVWYSGQFYALFFLTQALKVDGATANILVAVSLLIGTPFFIVFGALSDKIGRKPIIMLGCLLAVLTYFPVFEALTKAANPDLYAAQQKNKVVVTADAAECSFQFNPTGTVKFTSSCDIAKQVLASSSVSYENAVGTAGTPATIKIGETEIASYSSKGLPADEAKAKAAEFKKAVSDALKEAGYPAKADPAKVDKVKITIILTYLVILVTMVYGPIAAMLVEMFPTRIRYTSMSLPYHIGNGWFGGLLPTTAFAIVAQTGNMYNGLWYPIIIAGMTFVIGMLFVKETKDVDIYADD from the coding sequence ATGGCAACACTAGACGTGAACCGACCGATGTCGGCAGAAGAGAAGAAGGTGATCTTTGCCTCTTCGCTGGGTACGGTCTTTGAGTGGTACGACTTCTATCTGTATGGCTCGCTTGCTGCGATCATTGCGAAGCAATTCTTTAGCGGCTTGGATGAAGGCTCTGCGTTCATCTTCGCGTTGCTCGCTTTCGCTGCTGGCTTCATCGTGCGTCCTTTCGGTGCGATCTTCTTCGGCCGCTTGGGTGACATGATTGGCCGCAAGTACACCTTCTTGGTGACCATCCTGATCATGGGTTTGTCCACGTTCATCGTGGGTATCTTGCCGAACTACGCCAGCATTGGTGTGGCTGCACCTGTGATCCTGATCTGTTTGCGTTTGCTGCAAGGTCTGGCGCTGGGCGGTGAGTATGGCGGTGCTGCCACGTACGTGGCTGAGCACGCACCTCACGACAAGCGCGGTGCTTACACCTCATGGATTCAAACCACAGCGACTCTTGGCTTGTTCCTGTCGCTCATGGTGATCTTGGGGACCCGCACAGTGATTGGCGAAGAAGCCTTTGCTGATTGGGGTTGGCGTGTGCCGTTCATTGTGTCGATCGCTTTGTTGGCTGTGTCGGTCTACATTCGTTTGTCGATGAATGAGTCGCCTGCCTTCCAGAAAATGAAATCGGAGGGCAAGACGTCGAAAGCGCCATTGACGGAATCATTTGGTCAATGGAAAAACTTGAAGGTCGTGATTTTGGCGCTCATTGGTTTGACTGCGGGTCAAGCTGTGGTGTGGTACTCAGGTCAGTTTTATGCCTTGTTCTTCTTGACGCAAGCCTTGAAGGTCGACGGTGCTACCGCCAATATTTTGGTGGCTGTATCGTTGCTGATCGGTACACCTTTCTTCATCGTGTTTGGCGCTTTGTCCGACAAGATTGGTCGCAAGCCCATCATCATGTTGGGTTGTTTGTTGGCTGTGTTGACTTACTTCCCTGTGTTTGAAGCACTGACCAAGGCTGCAAACCCAGACTTGTACGCTGCACAACAAAAGAACAAGGTCGTTGTGACTGCTGATGCTGCTGAGTGCTCATTCCAGTTCAACCCTACAGGTACTGTGAAGTTCACTAGCTCATGCGATATCGCTAAGCAAGTGTTGGCTTCTAGCTCTGTGAGTTATGAAAACGCCGTAGGCACAGCCGGCACTCCTGCCACCATCAAAATCGGTGAAACAGAAATTGCCAGCTACAGCTCTAAAGGCTTGCCAGCTGACGAAGCCAAAGCTAAGGCCGCTGAGTTCAAGAAGGCTGTTTCCGATGCGTTGAAAGAAGCCGGCTACCCAGCTAAAGCTGATCCAGCGAAAGTGGACAAAGTCAAGATCACCATCATCCTCACTTACTTGGTGATTTTGGTGACCATGGTGTACGGTCCTATCGCTGCGATGTTGGTGGAAATGTTCCCCACACGCATCCGTTACACATCCATGTCTTTGCCTTATCACATCGGTAACGGCTGGTTCGGCGGCTTGCTGCCCACCACCGCTTTTGCGATCGTGGCGCAGACTGGCAATATGTACAACGGCTTGTGGTATCCCATCATCATTGCAGGCATGACGTTTGTTATCGGCATGCTCTTTGTGAAGGAAACCAAGGACGTCGACATCTACGCCGACGACTAA
- a CDS encoding excinuclease ABC subunit UvrA, with the protein MTGTIRIRGARQHNLKNLDLDIRTGELTVVTGPSGSGKSSLVFDTLYAEGQRRYVETFSAYARQFLDRMDRPAVDKVEGVPPAIAIDQTNPVRSSRSTVGTMTELNDHLKLLMARAGQLFDRQTAQPVQHDTPQSIYAELQRRCAAQPQDPRLIMTFPVELPANTTPAEVEQWLSASGFTRIHAEREVATPTGPRKLLDVVADRFKLGNTEQARVVEAIELAIKRGGGRLNVYWSLDAEATPELWRFSTGLHCPDSDLRYSDPIPSMFSFNSAVGACETCRGFGRVIGVDYGLVIPNDKLTLRAGAIKTIQTPAWSETQDDLMRHAEAEGIPRDTPWYRLSQEHKDWVINGSPLWKGKWNHQWYGIKRFFEYLESKAYKMHIRVLLSKYRSYTPCGTCAGARLKTDSLLWRMGTKAQADSVLVPAKRFMPQGVQWTRAQLEAMPGLCLHDLMLLPIDKLHQFFNSLQVDASGADAQALHLLMDEIRTRLKYLSDVGIGYLTLDRQSRTLSGGEVQRINLTTALGTSLVNTLFVLDEPSIGLHPRDMNRINEAMLRLRDAGNTLVVVEHDPAVMLCADRIIDMGPAPGVRGGHIVFDGTKEALKSADTLTGAYLGARKTIGLGLKRLVTDNTPRLILEGAREHNLQNLNIEFPLQRLVCITGVSGSGKSTLIQDVLTPALLRQFGRGTETPGAHDRLLGADHLSDVVFVDQSPIGKTARSNPASYVGAWDAVREIFAVAPLSKQRGYTASKFSFNSGDGRCPTCGGSGFEHVEMQFLSDVYLRCQDCNGQRYRPEILEVRIEREIRGVAAGATAQRHSERSEEEQDVAPAATTRITLNVADVLELTVGEALEIFANDREVVRTLQPIVDVGLDYVKLGQPVPTLSGGEAQRLKLAGFLAEAAKAKTSSKQSLAKKGVLFLFDEPTTGLHFDDIAKLMRAMRRLLEDGNSLIVIEHNLDVIRASDWLIDLGPEGGDAGGLLVAEGTPEDVRLHPTSHTGKALRDYAAAMGVVYEVDGEKASAGLVAAEGATRFAGAAAKDSAIQIVNAKEHNLKNLSVDIPRGKFNVITGVSGSGKSTLAFDILFNEGQRRYLESLNAYARSIVQPAGRPEVDAVYGIPPTVAIEQRLSRGGRKSTVGTTTEVWHFLRLLYVKLGTQHCIHDGAAVQPQTPERIAAQLMREFKGQHIGLMSPLVMNRKGVYTELADWARPRGYTHLRVDGHFLPTNGFPRLDRFKEHTIELPVASLEVSAQNEAALRQALATALEHGKGVVHVLSQLDGLREAMEAGTDTNSIGRLDVFSTLRACPVCATSYTELDPRLFSYNSKHGWCPDCVGTGVKLNKDQRKVLDDSVRDDKDKGREQTFAEPDVEDLVDVACPTCEGTRLNATARAVKFAGVGITDIARLSVTEIRKWVEKLEMSGRDADIARDLLPEIKSRLEFLEQVGLNYLTLDRGAPTLSGGEAQRIRLAAQLGSNLQGVCYVLDEPTIGLHARDNQILLNALHLLSDKGNTLVVVEHDEDTIRRADHIIDIGPSAGKRGGRLMGEGSVKDITSQEESQTGRYLLHAMRHPLQARRPVSEAALSAFAVASASLAAKDEALPGSSCGEPKSSPGNAPSSAKVGKRKAAAPVAEEVAVDGSLQWLSLEGASLHNLNDVSVSIPLKRLVAVTGVSGSGKSTLARDVLLHNVAAAVAQRSTQAGRKLDDDGQHPAWVGCTGLDGYQTIDRVLEVDQTPIGKTPRSCPATYIGFWDTIRKLFAETLEAKARGYGAGRFSFNTGEGRCHTCEGQGMRTIEMSFLPDVKVPCESCHGARFNPETLAVTWRGKSIGDVLQMEVDEAVDFFATMPNIAHPLQLLKDVGLGYLTLGQPSPTLSGGEAQRIKLVTELSKVRDDVTRRGNKAPHTLYVLDEPTVGLHMADVDKLIRVLHRLVDGGHSVVVIEHDLDVIAEADWIIDLGPEGGDGGGLIVAADTPEAVVAMGTHTGVALKPVLART; encoded by the coding sequence ATGACAGGCACCATTCGTATTCGTGGCGCACGCCAGCACAACCTCAAAAACTTAGACCTCGACATTCGCACCGGCGAACTCACGGTGGTCACCGGCCCCAGCGGCTCGGGTAAATCGAGTTTGGTGTTTGACACTTTGTACGCAGAAGGCCAGCGTCGCTATGTGGAAACCTTCAGCGCCTATGCCCGCCAGTTTTTAGACCGCATGGATCGACCCGCCGTCGACAAAGTGGAAGGTGTGCCCCCCGCGATCGCAATTGACCAAACCAACCCTGTGCGCAGCTCGCGTTCCACCGTGGGCACGATGACTGAGTTGAACGATCACTTGAAGTTGCTCATGGCCCGCGCCGGTCAGTTGTTCGACCGCCAAACTGCCCAGCCCGTGCAACACGACACGCCACAAAGCATCTACGCTGAGTTGCAACGCCGCTGCGCGGCGCAGCCGCAAGACCCGCGCCTCATCATGACCTTTCCTGTGGAGTTGCCCGCCAACACCACACCCGCCGAGGTGGAGCAGTGGCTCAGTGCCAGCGGCTTCACGCGTATCCATGCCGAGCGCGAAGTGGCCACGCCCACGGGGCCACGTAAGTTGTTGGATGTGGTGGCTGATCGATTCAAGCTGGGCAACACCGAACAAGCCCGTGTGGTGGAAGCGATTGAGTTAGCCATCAAACGTGGCGGCGGACGCCTCAATGTGTATTGGTCTTTAGACGCAGAAGCGACGCCTGAGTTGTGGCGGTTTTCCACAGGCCTGCATTGCCCCGACAGCGACTTGCGCTACAGCGATCCCATCCCCTCGATGTTCTCGTTCAACTCGGCCGTAGGGGCGTGCGAGACCTGCCGAGGTTTTGGTCGCGTGATTGGGGTGGACTACGGGCTGGTGATTCCGAACGACAAACTCACCTTGCGTGCGGGGGCTATCAAAACCATCCAAACCCCAGCTTGGTCTGAAACGCAAGACGACCTCATGCGCCACGCCGAAGCCGAAGGCATTCCGCGTGACACCCCCTGGTACAGGCTCAGCCAAGAGCACAAAGACTGGGTCATCAATGGCTCGCCCTTGTGGAAAGGCAAATGGAACCACCAGTGGTACGGCATCAAACGATTCTTTGAATACTTGGAGAGCAAAGCCTACAAGATGCACATTCGCGTGTTGCTGTCTAAGTACCGCAGCTACACGCCATGCGGCACATGTGCAGGTGCGCGTTTGAAAACAGACAGTTTGCTGTGGCGCATGGGCACCAAAGCGCAGGCTGATTCGGTTTTAGTACCTGCTAAACGCTTCATGCCGCAAGGCGTGCAGTGGACGCGCGCTCAACTCGAAGCCATGCCCGGCTTGTGCTTGCATGACTTGATGTTGTTGCCCATCGACAAGTTGCACCAGTTCTTCAATAGTCTTCAAGTCGATGCATCCGGCGCCGATGCGCAAGCCTTGCATTTGCTGATGGATGAAATTCGCACGCGCTTGAAATACCTCAGCGATGTGGGCATTGGCTACCTCACGCTCGATCGACAAAGCCGCACGCTCAGTGGTGGGGAAGTGCAACGCATCAACCTCACCACGGCCTTAGGCACGTCGTTGGTCAACACCTTGTTCGTGTTGGACGAGCCCAGCATCGGTTTGCATCCGCGCGACATGAACCGCATCAACGAAGCCATGCTGCGCTTGCGCGATGCAGGCAACACACTGGTGGTGGTCGAGCATGATCCGGCTGTCATGCTGTGCGCTGACCGCATCATCGACATGGGCCCAGCACCAGGCGTGCGCGGCGGACACATTGTGTTTGACGGCACGAAAGAAGCATTGAAATCGGCCGACACATTGACGGGTGCTTACCTTGGGGCGCGCAAAACGATTGGCTTAGGCCTGAAGCGGTTGGTGACCGACAACACGCCACGTTTGATTTTGGAAGGTGCACGCGAACACAACCTGCAAAACCTCAACATCGAATTTCCGTTGCAACGCTTGGTGTGTATCACTGGTGTCAGCGGTTCGGGCAAGTCGACGCTGATTCAAGACGTGCTGACGCCTGCTTTGCTGCGTCAGTTCGGCCGCGGCACAGAAACACCCGGCGCACACGACCGTTTGTTGGGTGCAGACCATTTGAGCGATGTGGTGTTTGTGGACCAGTCACCCATTGGTAAAACCGCACGCTCCAACCCCGCCAGCTATGTGGGTGCGTGGGATGCTGTGCGCGAAATCTTTGCCGTTGCCCCTTTGTCGAAACAGCGCGGCTACACAGCATCGAAGTTCAGCTTTAACAGCGGCGATGGACGTTGCCCAACGTGTGGTGGCTCGGGCTTTGAACATGTCGAAATGCAGTTTCTGAGCGACGTCTACCTACGCTGCCAAGACTGCAACGGTCAGAGGTACAGACCCGAAATCCTAGAAGTCCGTATCGAGCGCGAAATTCGTGGCGTGGCTGCGGGGGCGACGGCGCAGCGACATTCTGAGCGCAGCGAAGAGGAGCAAGACGTTGCCCCCGCAGCCACGACACGAATCACTCTCAACGTAGCAGATGTGTTGGAGCTGACAGTCGGTGAAGCGCTGGAAATCTTCGCCAATGACCGCGAAGTGGTGCGCACTTTGCAACCCATCGTTGACGTCGGCTTGGACTACGTGAAACTTGGTCAACCTGTACCCACTTTGAGTGGCGGCGAAGCGCAACGCTTGAAGCTTGCTGGCTTTCTGGCCGAAGCTGCGAAAGCCAAAACTTCCAGCAAACAATCTCTCGCTAAAAAAGGCGTGTTGTTCTTGTTCGATGAGCCGACGACGGGCTTGCACTTTGACGACATCGCCAAACTCATGCGCGCCATGCGTCGCTTGTTGGAAGATGGCAACTCGCTCATCGTCATTGAGCACAACCTCGACGTGATTCGTGCCAGCGATTGGCTGATTGACCTCGGTCCCGAAGGTGGCGATGCGGGCGGCTTGTTGGTGGCCGAAGGTACGCCTGAAGATGTGCGTTTGCATCCCACATCGCACACAGGCAAAGCGCTGCGTGACTATGCGGCTGCGATGGGTGTGGTGTACGAGGTAGATGGCGAGAAAGCCTCTGCTGGGTTGGTGGCTGCTGAAGGTGCAACCAGATTTGCTGGCGCTGCAGCCAAAGACAGCGCGATTCAAATCGTCAATGCCAAAGAGCACAACCTCAAAAACCTCAGCGTCGACATTCCGCGTGGCAAGTTCAACGTCATCACGGGTGTGTCCGGCTCGGGCAAGTCCACGCTCGCGTTTGATATTTTGTTCAACGAAGGTCAGCGTCGCTATTTAGAAAGCCTCAACGCCTACGCACGCAGCATCGTGCAGCCTGCGGGTAGGCCCGAGGTGGACGCGGTTTACGGCATCCCGCCGACGGTGGCGATTGAGCAGCGCTTGAGTCGCGGTGGTCGTAAGTCCACCGTGGGCACGACCACCGAGGTGTGGCACTTCTTGCGCTTGCTGTATGTCAAGCTTGGCACGCAGCATTGCATTCACGACGGCGCAGCGGTGCAGCCGCAAACGCCCGAGCGCATTGCGGCGCAGTTGATGCGTGAGTTCAAGGGGCAGCACATTGGTTTGATGAGCCCCTTGGTGATGAACCGCAAAGGTGTGTACACCGAGCTGGCCGATTGGGCGCGTCCACGTGGCTACACGCACTTGCGTGTGGATGGCCACTTCTTGCCGACGAATGGCTTTCCACGCTTGGACCGTTTCAAAGAGCACACGATTGAGTTGCCAGTGGCCAGTCTTGAGGTGTCTGCGCAAAACGAAGCCGCATTGCGTCAAGCACTCGCCACCGCGTTAGAGCACGGCAAAGGCGTGGTGCATGTGTTGAGTCAACTCGATGGCTTGCGCGAAGCGATGGAAGCGGGCACCGACACCAACAGCATTGGCCGCTTGGATGTGTTCTCCACCTTGCGTGCGTGCCCTGTGTGCGCCACCTCGTACACCGAGCTGGACCCGCGCTTGTTCTCGTACAACAGCAAACACGGCTGGTGCCCCGACTGCGTGGGCACGGGCGTGAAACTCAACAAAGACCAACGCAAAGTGTTGGACGACTCGGTGCGTGACGACAAAGACAAAGGTCGCGAGCAAACCTTTGCCGAGCCCGATGTGGAAGATTTGGTCGATGTGGCGTGCCCAACGTGCGAAGGCACACGGCTGAACGCCACCGCGCGTGCCGTGAAGTTTGCAGGCGTGGGCATCACCGACATTGCGCGCTTAAGCGTGACTGAGATTCGCAAGTGGGTGGAGAAGCTTGAGATGAGTGGACGCGATGCTGACATTGCCCGCGACCTGTTGCCTGAAATCAAGAGCCGTTTGGAATTTTTAGAGCAAGTGGGTCTGAACTACCTCACGCTCGACCGTGGTGCGCCCACGCTCAGTGGCGGCGAGGCACAGCGTATCCGTTTGGCCGCGCAGCTGGGTAGCAATTTGCAAGGCGTGTGTTACGTGCTCGACGAACCCACGATTGGCTTGCATGCGCGTGACAATCAAATCTTGTTGAACGCTCTGCACTTGCTGAGCGATAAGGGCAATACGCTCGTGGTGGTGGAGCACGACGAAGACACGATTCGTCGTGCCGACCACATCATCGACATTGGGCCTAGCGCGGGTAAGCGTGGTGGGCGCTTGATGGGTGAGGGCTCGGTGAAAGACATCACTTCTCAAGAAGAGTCGCAGACGGGGCGCTATTTGTTGCATGCGATGCGGCATCCCTTGCAGGCGCGACGGCCTGTTTCTGAGGCTGCGCTTTCTGCTTTTGCGGTTGCGTCTGCTTCGCTCGCTGCGAAGGACGAGGCATTGCCGGGCTCCTCATGCGGCGAGCCAAAATCGTCACCCGGCAACGCCCCATCCTCCGCGAAGGTGGGTAAACGCAAGGCGGCTGCGCCTGTTGCTGAGGAGGTCGCAGTTGATGGCTCGCTTCAGTGGTTGTCGCTTGAAGGGGCTTCGCTCCACAACTTGAATGACGTGAGTGTGTCGATTCCGCTCAAGCGTTTGGTGGCAGTCACTGGTGTGTCTGGTTCGGGTAAGTCCACACTGGCACGCGATGTGTTGTTGCACAACGTGGCGGCTGCGGTGGCGCAGCGCTCGACGCAGGCAGGGCGCAAGCTAGATGATGACGGCCAACATCCTGCATGGGTCGGCTGCACGGGGCTTGATGGTTATCAAACCATTGACCGTGTGTTGGAAGTGGATCAAACGCCGATTGGCAAAACGCCACGCAGTTGCCCTGCGACCTATATTGGTTTTTGGGACACGATTCGCAAACTGTTTGCCGAAACACTCGAAGCCAAAGCACGCGGCTACGGCGCAGGGCGATTTAGCTTCAACACCGGCGAAGGTCGCTGCCACACCTGCGAAGGCCAAGGCATGCGCACGATTGAAATGAGCTTCTTGCCCGACGTGAAAGTACCGTGCGAAAGCTGCCACGGCGCACGTTTTAACCCCGAGACTTTGGCGGTGACATGGCGCGGCAAGAGCATTGGCGATGTGCTGCAAATGGAAGTCGACGAGGCGGTGGACTTCTTTGCCACCATGCCCAACATTGCGCACCCCTTGCAATTGCTCAAAGACGTGGGCTTGGGCTACCTCACCTTGGGGCAGCCTTCACCCACACTCAGCGGCGGTGAAGCGCAGCGCATCAAGCTGGTCACGGAGCTGAGCAAAGTGCGCGACGACGTGACTCGTCGAGGCAACAAAGCACCTCACACGCTGTATGTGTTGGACGAACCCACGGTGGGCCTGCACATGGCCGATGTGGACAAACTCATTCGCGTGCTCCACCGCTTGGTGGATGGCGGGCACAGCGTGGTGGTGATTGAGCACGACCTTGATGTGATTGCCGAAGCGGATTGGATCATTGACCTCGGGCCTGAGGGCGGTGATGGTGGTGGTTTGATCGTGGCTGCAGATACGCCTGAGGCTGTGGTGGCGATGGGGACACACACGGGGGTTGCACTGAAGCCCGTGTTGGCTCGTACGTAA